A genomic window from Lusitaniella coriacea LEGE 07157 includes:
- the dnaN gene encoding DNA polymerase III subunit beta — MKLTCSQSDLNTNLSLASRAVPSRPTHPVLGNVLLIADEQAQKVQLRAFDLSLGIQTRFPAQVSEGGTITLPAKLLGDIVSRLSEGEITLICEEEESETETEGAMVTLTSASGRYQFRSMNPEEFPNLPQVESEDAIALPVDLMNEGLRSTLFAASLEETKQILTGIHLTRLQADTLEFAATDGHRLAVVQAVSGTDEDEATAAPEMTVPEDFEVTIPAKALRELERMVAASSVDAIALNFDDSQVVFEFGDRHLTSRKLDGAYPNYQQLIPQQFARHITIERKQLISCLERVAVLADQKNNVVKFSLDSEKQELALSVDTTDVGNAREFVPVQISGESIDVAFNVRYLMDGLKALPSSEIQMQLNEANQPAIFTPLGGVKMTYLVMPVQLRE, encoded by the coding sequence ATGAAACTCACCTGCTCTCAAAGCGATCTCAATACCAATCTCTCCTTAGCGAGTCGTGCGGTTCCCTCTCGTCCTACCCATCCCGTTTTGGGCAATGTGTTGCTCATTGCTGACGAGCAAGCCCAAAAGGTGCAACTTAGAGCCTTCGACCTCAGCCTTGGCATTCAAACCCGTTTTCCCGCTCAAGTGAGTGAAGGGGGAACGATTACGCTTCCGGCAAAGCTGCTGGGGGATATTGTCTCCCGTTTGAGCGAAGGGGAGATTACTTTAATTTGCGAAGAGGAGGAAAGCGAAACCGAGACAGAAGGGGCAATGGTGACCCTCACTTCGGCATCGGGACGCTATCAATTTAGGAGCATGAACCCCGAAGAATTCCCCAATTTACCCCAAGTGGAATCGGAGGACGCGATCGCGCTTCCGGTAGACTTGATGAATGAAGGACTGCGCTCGACCCTTTTTGCTGCCAGTTTGGAAGAAACCAAACAAATCCTCACCGGAATTCATCTCACGCGACTCCAAGCGGATACCCTAGAATTTGCCGCCACAGACGGACATCGTTTAGCCGTGGTTCAAGCCGTGAGTGGAACAGATGAGGATGAAGCCACAGCAGCGCCAGAAATGACCGTTCCCGAAGATTTTGAGGTGACGATACCCGCAAAGGCATTGCGAGAGTTAGAGCGCATGGTAGCCGCAAGTTCGGTGGACGCGATCGCGCTAAACTTTGATGATTCCCAAGTCGTGTTTGAATTCGGAGATCGTCACCTCACCAGCCGCAAACTTGACGGCGCATACCCCAACTACCAACAACTCATCCCCCAACAATTTGCGCGACACATCACCATAGAACGCAAACAACTCATTAGTTGCTTGGAACGTGTTGCAGTACTAGCGGATCAAAAAAATAATGTTGTTAAATTTAGCCTCGACAGCGAAAAACAAGAACTCGCCCTTTCCGTAGACACCACAGACGTGGGGAATGCGAGGGAATTCGTTCCGGTGCAAATTTCCGGCGAAAGCATTGATGTGGCATTCAACGTGCGCTATTTAATGGATGGCTTGAAAGCCCTACCCAGCAGCGAAATTCAGATGCAATTAAACGAAGCCAATCAACCCGCGATCTTTACTCCCTTGGGGGGCGTAAAAATGACCTATTTAGTGATGCCCGTTCAATTGCGGGAATAG
- a CDS encoding metallophosphoesterase family protein, translated as MKRRNFLLLSFLGSFGLTTCTKLLPHDSQETAVRANSSPSPSSSSEGKPLLRFVSVGDTGTGAKGQYAVATAMANYHQQNPYPLVLLAGDNIYNNGEIEKVEAVFEQPYKPLLQEGVQFRASLGNHDVRTDNGDPQVAYPGFNMEGRYYTFRQENVQFFALDTNLYYTRNPQNNPAGDAQLAWLERELSRSDAPWKVVFGHHQIYSSGHYGVNQAFIQKFTPLFEKYNVQLYINGHDHHYERSRDINGTTYLICGGGAGTRSVEQSDFTAHAASRLSFATYDVYEDRIEIKGIGTDGVVFDEGEILS; from the coding sequence ATGAAACGCCGCAACTTCCTACTTCTCAGCTTTCTTGGCAGCTTCGGTTTAACCACCTGCACCAAACTCTTACCCCACGACAGTCAAGAAACTGCCGTCCGCGCCAATAGTTCCCCCTCTCCTTCTTCCTCTTCCGAAGGCAAACCCTTACTGCGCTTCGTCTCCGTTGGCGACACCGGAACCGGAGCAAAAGGACAATACGCCGTTGCCACAGCAATGGCAAACTATCACCAACAAAATCCCTATCCCCTCGTGCTTCTCGCCGGAGACAACATCTACAACAACGGCGAAATTGAAAAAGTTGAGGCAGTTTTCGAGCAACCCTACAAACCCCTCCTGCAAGAAGGCGTTCAATTTCGCGCCTCCCTCGGCAACCACGACGTTCGCACCGACAACGGAGATCCACAAGTCGCCTATCCGGGATTCAACATGGAAGGACGCTACTACACCTTCCGTCAGGAAAATGTACAATTTTTTGCCCTCGACACCAATCTCTACTACACGCGCAACCCCCAAAACAATCCTGCTGGAGACGCACAACTCGCTTGGTTAGAACGGGAATTAAGCCGCAGCGACGCGCCTTGGAAAGTCGTTTTCGGTCACCATCAAATATATTCCTCCGGACATTACGGCGTAAACCAAGCCTTTATCCAAAAATTTACGCCCCTTTTCGAGAAATACAACGTCCAACTCTACATCAACGGACACGATCATCACTACGAGCGATCGCGCGACATTAACGGAACAACCTACCTCATTTGCGGTGGCGGCGCGGGAACTCGTTCTGTGGAACAGTCTGATTTCACCGCCCATGCTGCGTCTCGCCTGAGTTTCGCGACATACGACGTGTATGAAGATCGGATTGAGATTAAAGGAATTGGAACCGATGGCGTTGTTTTCGATGAAGGGGAAATCTTGAGTTAA
- the def gene encoding peptide deformylase → MDAPLEIAQLGNDILRRKAQSVERIDDPKIQSAIDNLIATARLKNGVGIAAPQVSRSYRLFIVASRPNERYPDAPEMEPTAMLNPGILSHGEERVKGWEGCLSVPGFRGLVPRYERIEVEYWDRQGRHNVRELSGFIARIFQHELDHLNGILFIDRAESPQDLVSEEDYWNLHH, encoded by the coding sequence ATGGACGCGCCCCTAGAAATTGCACAACTGGGTAATGATATCTTGCGAAGGAAAGCCCAGTCTGTCGAACGGATTGATGACCCAAAAATTCAGAGCGCGATCGATAATCTGATTGCAACAGCACGCTTAAAGAATGGGGTCGGAATTGCTGCTCCTCAAGTGTCCCGATCTTATCGCTTGTTTATTGTGGCATCTCGTCCCAACGAACGCTACCCCGATGCGCCGGAGATGGAACCGACTGCAATGCTCAATCCAGGTATTTTATCTCATGGAGAGGAACGGGTTAAAGGGTGGGAAGGGTGTTTGAGCGTTCCCGGTTTTCGGGGTTTAGTGCCTCGCTACGAACGGATTGAGGTGGAATATTGGGATCGTCAGGGAAGGCATAACGTTCGAGAGTTATCGGGATTTATCGCCCGAATTTTCCAACACGAATTGGATCATCTCAATGGTATTCTCTTCATCGATCGCGCGGAATCCCCCCAAGACTTGGTAAGCGAGGAAGACTACTGGAACTTGCACCATTAA
- the dnaA gene encoding chromosomal replication initiator protein DnaA: protein MSPKQLWSQVLERLKEQLTQPTFETWVKTAKAVELTDTYVVICAPNPFARNWLQKHYIQLIAGAVEEILGQPREIRLTTVQADSMVAGEATDLYWSMPINSQPTENLSSHRPSTTELNSKYVFSRFVVGPTNRMAHAAALAVAESPGREFNPLFLCGGVGLGKTHLMQAIGHYRFEINPESKVFYVSTEKFTNDLIAAIRKDSLQAFRDRYRAADVLLVDDIQFIEGKEYTQEEFFYTFNTLHEAGKQVVLAADRPPNQIPRLQERLCSRFSMGLIADIQTPDLETRMAILQKKAEYENIRLPREAIEYIASHYTSNIRELEGALIRTVAYISISGLPMTVENIAPVLNPPVEKVAASPKAILEAISEVFKISIEDLRSNSRRREISFARQVGMYLMRQHTDLSLPRIGEEFGGKDHTTVMYSCDKIEQLQKKDTNLNQTLLQLSDRINLASRDRA, encoded by the coding sequence ATGTCCCCAAAACAACTGTGGAGTCAAGTCTTAGAGCGTCTTAAGGAGCAGTTGACCCAGCCAACCTTTGAAACCTGGGTTAAGACGGCGAAAGCAGTTGAATTAACCGATACCTACGTCGTGATTTGCGCGCCTAATCCCTTTGCACGAAACTGGTTGCAAAAACACTACATTCAGCTTATTGCGGGTGCGGTGGAAGAGATTCTGGGTCAACCGAGGGAAATTCGTCTGACAACGGTTCAAGCGGATTCAATGGTGGCGGGGGAAGCGACAGATTTATACTGGTCGATGCCCATCAACAGCCAACCGACAGAAAATTTATCTTCTCATCGTCCCAGTACGACAGAGTTGAATAGTAAGTACGTTTTTTCTCGTTTTGTGGTGGGTCCCACCAATCGCATGGCGCACGCTGCGGCTTTGGCGGTTGCCGAATCGCCAGGGAGAGAATTTAACCCCTTGTTCCTCTGTGGGGGAGTGGGTTTGGGGAAAACGCACCTGATGCAAGCCATCGGTCATTACCGTTTTGAAATTAACCCGGAGTCTAAGGTTTTTTACGTTTCAACGGAGAAATTCACCAACGATTTGATTGCAGCAATTCGGAAAGATAGTTTGCAAGCTTTTCGCGATCGCTACCGCGCCGCAGACGTATTATTGGTGGATGATATTCAATTTATTGAAGGGAAAGAATACACCCAAGAGGAGTTTTTCTATACCTTTAATACGCTGCACGAGGCGGGGAAACAAGTCGTACTTGCTGCGGACCGTCCGCCGAATCAAATTCCTCGCTTACAGGAACGGTTGTGTTCTCGTTTTTCGATGGGATTAATTGCCGATATTCAAACGCCGGATTTGGAAACGCGGATGGCAATTTTACAAAAGAAAGCAGAGTATGAAAATATCCGTTTGCCGCGCGAGGCGATTGAGTATATCGCCAGTCACTACACCTCCAATATTCGAGAGTTGGAAGGTGCGTTAATTCGGACAGTTGCCTACATTTCAATTTCTGGATTGCCGATGACAGTGGAAAATATTGCTCCGGTTCTCAATCCTCCCGTAGAAAAAGTAGCCGCGTCTCCCAAGGCGATTTTGGAAGCGATATCTGAGGTTTTTAAGATTTCAATCGAGGATTTAAGAAGCAATTCTCGTCGCCGGGAAATCAGCTTTGCGCGACAGGTGGGAATGTATTTGATGCGACAGCATACTGATCTGAGTTTGCCGAGAATTGGGGAGGAATTTGGCGGGAAAGATCATACGACGGTGATGTATAGCTGCGATAAAATCGAGCAGTTACAAAAGAAAGATACGAACTTAAATCAAACATTATTGCAGTTGAGCGATCGGATTAATTTAGCGAGCCGAGATCGCGCTTAA